The genomic region GCGGTGGAATGGCCGGAAGCCCTTTAATCTGGATTAAATCGTTCACCCCTCGAGCCTACCCTGCCGGCCAGACCGGGTATGTGGCTTGTGGTCAAAACCCTACCCCTGCACCACGTCGAAATAGGCTTCCTGCAAGCGATCCACAATCACCTCGAGGCCCTTGTCAATGGCCCGATCGAGGTTTTCTGCCGGAATCAGCGGGATGCCCGCCCCCCTGGCCAGCTCCACCAGGTGCTGCTGAATCAGGCGAATCTGGTCGAAGTACTGGGCATAAGCCCCGCTGGTGCGCGAGCCCCGGGTCTCGCGTTCGCGCAGGGCAAAGCGGTCGCGGTGCAGGGCTTCGTCCTCGAGCACCAACATAACCGGAATCTGAATCACCTCGTTTTGAAGCTGGTGGGTCATGTAACCCGGCACCACGTGCACCCCCTCCACCACCAGCGAGGTTTTTTCGCGGGCGCTGCGCTCCTGGATGGCCCGCAAACCCACCGCCACTCTCGAGACCTGGTCACGGAACCCCTGCATCACCATGGCCGGGCTGGGCTCGGCGGTATGGGGGGTGGCCAGGGCCCGCCAGGCGTCAAAGCTGCTGGTGTGCAGGGTGGGCAACAGGTCTTGGGGGATGGTCGCCCGCAGGATCTCCCGTACCGCATCGGTAGAAATCATGCGGGTGATGCCCAGTCGGTAGGCCAGCGCCGAGGCCAGCACGCTCTTGCCCACCCCCGCCACCCCCCCAATCAGGAGGTGCACCGGCTTGACCGCCCGCCGGATGCTGCGCAGCAAATGATAGCGACGGGCCACCTCCTCCCCCGCTTCCTCAATAAGCTCCTCCGAGACCGCTTTACGCAGGTAGTCGCGGGTCACCACCGTCGAGCCCGCATCGCGCAAGCGCCGCTCCACGTCGCGGGCCAGGCGGTAGGCGGCATCGGGTGAAAGCCCCACTGCCATCACCGACTGGGCCAGCACCCCCTTGGAAAAAGGAACCCGCGGCTCGCCTTCACCTTCCTCCACAAAAATCTCCCCGGCCAATGCCCGCCGCCCCGCATAGCGAATTCGGGCCGC from Meiothermus sp. harbors:
- a CDS encoding ATP cone domain-containing protein, yielding QAFEDIVVREGYRRRPFSKGVLARSLEDAGFSMREAQALARAVENRLRRSGVHSIDAEELERRITDEIEELFGPAARIRYAGRRALAGEIFVEEGEGEPRVPFSKGVLAQSVMAVGLSPDAAYRLARDVERRLRDAGSTVVTRDYLRKAVSEELIEEAGEEVARRYHLLRSIRRAVKPVHLLIGGVAGVGKSVLASALAYRLGITRMISTDAVREILRATIPQDLLPTLHTSSFDAWRALATPHTAEPSPAMVMQGFRDQVSRVAVGLRAIQERSAREKTSLVVEGVHVVPGYMTHQLQNEVIQIPVMLVLEDEALHRDRFALRERETRGSRTSGAYAQYFDQIRLIQQHLVELARGAGIPLIPAENLDRAIDKGLEVIVDRLQEAYFDVVQG